The Brassica oleracea var. oleracea cultivar TO1000 chromosome C6, BOL, whole genome shotgun sequence genome includes a region encoding these proteins:
- the LOC106297600 gene encoding uncharacterized protein LOC106297600, with product MACFSWNVRGFNKELKHSMVREWINNREFKFGCILETRMKERKAEKILSTMFSDWSSITNYEDSQGGRIWFLWRDLVRITPVYKTDQLVTVRVEMENEEGFFCTSIYASNQVEEGKVLWMDLIYHHESPTFQKKAWIVLGDFNETLEGEESSTFENGGRISCGMRDFQSLVLRCHLTDMAYQRPQYTWCNKRGEGIICKKLDRVLLNEEALHRFGNAYSVFESGGCSDHMRCKVQLFPPKEKIKRPFKYVNAMGNLPSFLPMASEFWEGTDRLFHSTSTMFRFSKKLKSLKPLIREMGRDKLGDLSKRAKEAFESLCAKQNYTLANPSEEASKEEAEAYGKWLRVASLEEDFLKQRAKLHWLDVGDQNNKTFHRAIKSRQAKNMILEIRCRNGNVVNTHSEIKQEAVSFFSEFLNRIPENFQGASVEEL from the coding sequence ATGGCGTGTTTTTCATGGAATGTGCGTGGGTTTAATAAAGAGTTGAAGCATTCCATGGTCAGAGAGTGGATAAATAACAGGGAGTTCAAGTTTGGTTGTATTTTGGAAACTAGGATGAAGGAGAGGAAGGCAGAAAAGATTTTGAGTACTATGTTTAGTGACTGGTCTTCTATTACCAATTATGAAGATAGTCAAGGAGGTAGAATATGGTTTCTGTGGAGAGATTTGGTCCGGATAACTCCTGTATATAAGACGGATCAGTTAGTGACGGTAAGGGTTGAGATGGAAAATGAAGAGGGGTTTTTCTGTACAAGTATTTATGCTAGTAATCAAGTAGAAGAGGGGAAGGTTCTGTGGATGGATCTAATATATCATCATGAATCTCCAACTTTTCAGAAGAAAGCTTGGATAGTGTTGGGTGATTTTAATGAGACATTGGAAGGGGAAGAAAGCTCGACTTTTGAGAATGGTGGAAGAATTTCTTGTGGTATGAGGGATTTTCAGTCTTTAGTTCTCAGATGTCATCTCACTGACATGGCCTATCAGAGACCTCAGTACACATGGTGTAATAAGAGAGGGGAGGGCATTATTTGCAAGAAACTGGATAGAGTCTTGCTAAATGAAGAAGCTCTTCACAGGTTTGGAAATGCGTATTCAGTTTTCGAGTCTGGTGGATGCTCGGATCATATGAGGTGCAAGGTCCAGTTATTCCCTCCCAAAGAGAAAATAAAGAGACCATTCAAGTATGTCAATGCTATGGGTAATCTTCCTTCCTTTCTCCCTATGGCGAGTGAGTTCTGGGAGGGAACAGATCGTCTTTTTCATTCTACCTCTACAATGTTTCGATTCTCAAAGAAACTAAAGAGTTTGAAGCCGTTGATTAGAGAAATGGGCAGAGATAAGCTGGGGGATCTATCAAAAAGAGCTAAAGAGGCATTTGAATCTCTATGTGCAAAGCAGAACTACACGTTAGCAAATCCTAGTGAAGAAGCTAGTAAGGAGGAAGCTGAAGCTTATGGAAAATGGCTACGTGTTGCGAGTTTGGAAGAGGATTTCCTAAAGCAACGTGCAAAGCTTCACTGGTTGGACGTGGGGGACCAAAACAACAAGACGTTTCATAGAGCTATCAAATCTAGGCAAGCTAAGAACATGATTCTAGAAATCAGATGTAGGAATGGAAATGTGGTGAATACTCATTCGGAGATTAAACAGGAGGCAGTCAGTTTTTTCTCTGAGTTTCTTAATCGCATACCAGAGAATTTCCAGGGTGCAAGTGTGGAGGAGTTGTAG